One Pseudomonas fluorescens genomic region harbors:
- a CDS encoding MFS transporter, which translates to MTTQTAYSETAPAQPTNSATRVATASFIGTAIEFYDFYVYATAAALVIGPVFFPQTSGTAQMLSAFLTFGIAFLARPLGSALFGHFGDRIGRKSTLVASLLLMGVCTTLIGVLPGYDSIGAWAPILLCVLRFGQGLGLGGEWGGAALLATENAPKGKRAWFGMFPQLGPSIGFLAANGLFLTLAMTLDDEQFRSWGWRIPFLLSAALVMVGLYVRLKLHETPVFANAIARQERVKMPLVELFSQYWAPTLLGAMAMVVCYALFYISTVFSLSYGVSTLGYSRETFLGLLCFAVLFMAAATPLSAWASDRFGRKPVLLIGGMLAVLSGFLMEPLLTQGSTWGVALFLCIELFLMGVTFAPMGALLPELFPTHVRYTGASAAYNLGGIVGASAAPFFAQKLVAMGGLSYVGGYVSAAAVLSLIAVLCLKETRNNDLNRVA; encoded by the coding sequence ATGACGACCCAAACCGCTTACAGCGAAACCGCGCCTGCCCAGCCGACCAACTCCGCCACCCGCGTGGCCACGGCAAGTTTTATCGGCACCGCCATCGAGTTCTACGACTTCTACGTCTACGCCACCGCTGCAGCGCTGGTGATCGGGCCGGTGTTCTTTCCGCAAACGTCTGGCACCGCGCAAATGCTTTCGGCGTTTCTCACCTTCGGCATCGCTTTCCTCGCCCGTCCGCTGGGTTCGGCGCTGTTTGGCCACTTCGGCGACCGCATCGGGCGTAAATCCACGCTGGTCGCTTCGCTACTTTTGATGGGCGTTTGTACGACATTGATTGGCGTACTACCGGGCTACGACAGCATTGGTGCCTGGGCGCCGATTCTGCTCTGCGTGCTGCGCTTCGGTCAGGGCTTGGGATTGGGCGGGGAATGGGGCGGCGCAGCGCTGCTCGCCACGGAAAACGCGCCGAAGGGCAAACGCGCATGGTTCGGCATGTTCCCGCAACTCGGCCCTTCGATCGGTTTTCTGGCGGCCAACGGTTTGTTCCTGACCCTGGCCATGACCCTCGATGACGAACAGTTCCGCAGTTGGGGCTGGCGCATTCCATTTCTACTCAGCGCGGCGCTGGTGATGGTCGGTCTGTATGTGCGCCTCAAACTGCATGAAACGCCAGTGTTCGCCAACGCCATCGCCCGCCAGGAGCGCGTGAAGATGCCGTTGGTCGAGCTGTTCAGTCAGTACTGGGCACCGACGCTGCTGGGCGCGATGGCCATGGTGGTCTGCTATGCGCTGTTTTATATCTCGACGGTGTTCTCCCTCAGCTACGGCGTGTCCACGCTGGGATATAGCCGCGAGACTTTCCTCGGCCTGCTGTGCTTCGCCGTATTGTTCATGGCCGCAGCCACACCGCTATCCGCCTGGGCCAGTGACCGTTTCGGACGCAAACCGGTATTGCTCATCGGCGGCATGCTGGCGGTGCTTTCCGGGTTTCTGATGGAACCGTTGCTGACGCAAGGCTCGACCTGGGGCGTGGCGCTGTTTCTGTGCATCGAGCTGTTTTTGATGGGCGTAACGTTCGCACCGATGGGCGCACTGCTGCCTGAGCTGTTTCCGACCCATGTGCGTTATACCGGTGCTTCGGCAGCGTACAACCTGGGCGGGATAGTCGGGGCCTCGGCGGCGCCGTTCTTTGCGCAGAAACTGGTGGCGATGGGCGGGTTGAGCTATGTCGGCGGGTATGTGTCGGCGGCGGCGGTGTTGAGTTTGATTGCGGTGTTGTGTTTGAAGGAGACGCGCAATAACGATCTGAATCGGGTGGCCTGA
- a CDS encoding thiocillin family RiPP: MEHLGQFGTFGTFGTFGTFGTFGTFGTFGAFGTFGTHSNVGAAEGCDLLIF; the protein is encoded by the coding sequence TTGGAACATTTGGGACAATTTGGGACATTTGGGACATTTGGGACATTTGGGACATTTGGGACATTTGGGACATTTGGGACATTTGGGGCATTTGGAACATTTGGAACGCATTCCAATGTAGGAGCTGCCGAAGGCTGCGATCTTTTGATCTTTTGA